A portion of the Hylaeus volcanicus isolate JK05 unplaced genomic scaffold, UHH_iyHylVolc1.0_haploid 12237, whole genome shotgun sequence genome contains these proteins:
- the LOC128883895 gene encoding general transcription factor IIH subunit 2-like isoform X1, with protein MIPKPPEPLVLEDLIDTSKSDDPTEPLHSKLSHNECIDNNNAADAYSWETGYNATWDLFEEKDGFLDLSRFLQSSEKTKQISRETLCEKNPTAHLLIRKGTLRNVVILLDASESMQETDYKPNRIFAVLSAIEEILPIFFRSNPLCRVGFIILLHSQGVPICSLNNSLEELLQFLKLLRERDIAGGTVSLLNGFKKCAAMLSSTPPYATREVVVMFGSINSCDSGNIQLILKMFATQGIQISVISLTPELFILRTACTLTGGSYRVVKSQDELKECLKCIENAPNWTNHGETRLVPMGFPKPLETTIATLCMCHNRVSLKGYLCPRCRGKVCSVPTKCVVCDLHIASFLNIARTTKHYAPVLRHTNLSSFEAVCYMCETKICSSVQQCTSCENYFCRACQDWRVSVLQQCPGCMVPKQTIVPLKDI; from the exons atgattcCAAAACCACCTGAACCTCTTGTTTTAGAAGATCTTATTGATACTAGTAAATCGGATGATCCAACGGAACCGCTGCATTCAAAACTATCGCATAATGAATgcattgataataataatgccGCAGATGCTTATTCATGGGAAACAGGTTACAATGCAACGTGggatttatttgaagaaaaggATGGTTTTCTGGACTTATCTAGGTTTTTACAATCTTCAGAGAAAACTAAACAAATCTCTAGAGAAACGCTTTGTGAAAAGAACCCTACCGCGCATCTTTTGATAAGAAAGGGAACGTTAAG aaatgtaGTTATACTTTTGGATGCTTCAGAAAGTATGCAAGAAACAGATTATAAGCCTAATCGAATATTTGCGGTTCTTTCTGCTATTGAG GAAATCCttccaattttctttcgttctaaTCCTTTGTGTCGAGTGggattcattattttgttacattctCAAGGCGTTCCTATttgttcgttaaataattctttagaAGAACTTTTGCAATTTCTAAAGTTACTACGTGAGCGAGATATAGCTGGAGGTACCGTGTCTTTACTAAATGGATTTAAA aaatgtGCTGCTATGTTGTCGTCCACCCCCCCTTATGCCACCAGAGAAGTTGTCGTTATGTTCGGAAGTATTAACTCTTGTGATTCCGG aaatattcagttAATCCTAAAGATGTTTGCAACTCAAGGCATTCAAATTAGTGTCATTTCGCTAACACCTGaactttttatattacgt ACTGCTTGCACGTTGACCGGAGGAAGCTACAGGGTGGTTAAATCCCAAGACGAACTTAAGGAGTGtttaaaatgtattgaaaATGCCCCCAACTG GACAAACCACGGTGAAACGCGCTTAGTGCCAATGGGTTTCCCGAAGCCTCTTGAAACGACGATTGCCACACTATGTATGTGTCATAATCGTGTCAG TTTAAAAGGATACTTATGTCCCCGTTGTCGTGGAAAAGTATGCTCTGTGCCAACGAAATGTGTTGTGTGCGACTTACACATTGCAAGTTTTTTAAACATCGCGCGAACAACTAAACACTACGCTCCCGTCCTTCGGCATACTAat TTGTCTTCTTTCGAAGCGGTTTGTTACATGTGTGAAACCAAAATTTGTTCATCCGTTCAACAATGTACAAGTtgtgagaattatttttgtcg TGCGTGCCAAGATTGGCGAGTCTCAGTTTTACAACAGTGCCCCGGGTGTATGGTCCCAAAACAAACAATAGTTCCGTTAAAGGATATTtag
- the LOC128883895 gene encoding general transcription factor IIH subunit 2-like isoform X2 — MGNRFLQSSEKTKQISRETLCEKNPTAHLLIRKGTLRNVVILLDASESMQETDYKPNRIFAVLSAIEEILPIFFRSNPLCRVGFIILLHSQGVPICSLNNSLEELLQFLKLLRERDIAGGTVSLLNGFKKCAAMLSSTPPYATREVVVMFGSINSCDSGNIQLILKMFATQGIQISVISLTPELFILRTACTLTGGSYRVVKSQDELKECLKCIENAPNWTNHGETRLVPMGFPKPLETTIATLCMCHNRVSLKGYLCPRCRGKVCSVPTKCVVCDLHIASFLNIARTTKHYAPVLRHTNLSSFEAVCYMCETKICSSVQQCTSCENYFCRACQDWRVSVLQQCPGCMVPKQTIVPLKDI; from the exons ATGGGAAACAG GTTTTTACAATCTTCAGAGAAAACTAAACAAATCTCTAGAGAAACGCTTTGTGAAAAGAACCCTACCGCGCATCTTTTGATAAGAAAGGGAACGTTAAG aaatgtaGTTATACTTTTGGATGCTTCAGAAAGTATGCAAGAAACAGATTATAAGCCTAATCGAATATTTGCGGTTCTTTCTGCTATTGAG GAAATCCttccaattttctttcgttctaaTCCTTTGTGTCGAGTGggattcattattttgttacattctCAAGGCGTTCCTATttgttcgttaaataattctttagaAGAACTTTTGCAATTTCTAAAGTTACTACGTGAGCGAGATATAGCTGGAGGTACCGTGTCTTTACTAAATGGATTTAAA aaatgtGCTGCTATGTTGTCGTCCACCCCCCCTTATGCCACCAGAGAAGTTGTCGTTATGTTCGGAAGTATTAACTCTTGTGATTCCGG aaatattcagttAATCCTAAAGATGTTTGCAACTCAAGGCATTCAAATTAGTGTCATTTCGCTAACACCTGaactttttatattacgt ACTGCTTGCACGTTGACCGGAGGAAGCTACAGGGTGGTTAAATCCCAAGACGAACTTAAGGAGTGtttaaaatgtattgaaaATGCCCCCAACTG GACAAACCACGGTGAAACGCGCTTAGTGCCAATGGGTTTCCCGAAGCCTCTTGAAACGACGATTGCCACACTATGTATGTGTCATAATCGTGTCAG TTTAAAAGGATACTTATGTCCCCGTTGTCGTGGAAAAGTATGCTCTGTGCCAACGAAATGTGTTGTGTGCGACTTACACATTGCAAGTTTTTTAAACATCGCGCGAACAACTAAACACTACGCTCCCGTCCTTCGGCATACTAat TTGTCTTCTTTCGAAGCGGTTTGTTACATGTGTGAAACCAAAATTTGTTCATCCGTTCAACAATGTACAAGTtgtgagaattatttttgtcg TGCGTGCCAAGATTGGCGAGTCTCAGTTTTACAACAGTGCCCCGGGTGTATGGTCCCAAAACAAACAATAGTTCCGTTAAAGGATATTtag
- the LOC128884386 gene encoding chromodomain-helicase-DNA-binding protein 1-like isoform X1, with the protein MIPVVSNTPTFSDSDNSNQCSDFFTRVKRDMSVAQDKNLIGSSSSNPPFDASTVKNENDFSQHETTLRNAFQQSFFNPNKSESTEYSTHARNFRACRLRNKASSAMFYEGKSDSETTEGISSGISVVTESDESSNLVDSDDTEVQGNGRRHLKNKLTKPNNSLKTKKKVTTSHNSKYKTSNTFGGEHLTTAWTPRLSNGNRKKDLRKNDASHLDSDASSYVEFGRRQRSRVTTQKKQLLPPLRASTRHATISQPNFSQLLQSSSSSSSSSFSDDDNASTFVESSTVVQNVEKVLGYRFLNESEKTEVCVMPWSVNNEKETVLDDLEFLIKWNDKSHLHNTWCTYQSLVNTHCGGLRKVEIFFRKMQYLSQQLPHMTNDEIECQNITLEFQRQIDLDSLIAERIISHRVEYRTRTIPSNFITKTTPCKTSLSPIDLQETHLNEIDKVNDASLDTSLPDSLVCVSSEQHEPQDASLDANNNETNKQTASVQFQKLSTDMYYVKWTNSQYDQCTWETGDVLREHGFASVIEEFYKLQSRISGSASAFLPLHRHSLCRTSFQPYTTTPFYLNQSHGKDLRDYQLTGLNWMVSRMKKGYSVLLADEMGLGKTVQTISVIGHIMFSELIVGPFLIIVPQSTADNWLSEFRQWLPTANVIVYHGNPVSRAIIQEFEMDRVQAWPYVASRNTENTVGSRILAGSNRWRYRFDVCICTFSILNNTEQLEFLRRFEWYLIAIDEAHLLKNRKSRRFRELKCFKSQYRILLSGTPLHNNLEELWSLLHFLSPRVYENLETFKGRFSEIEQNDSVGIIKEKQLEMLQSELHELVLRRVKKDVEKSLPRKLERILRVELSPQQMQCSKAILSRNYEILARSTGTSKASLQNICMELKKACNHPLLLRSDFDIATLQSNASISPSYREEWYNALLNTSGKIALLDKLLPYLKERNHRVLIFSQMVRMLNILSMYLTLRGFKHQRLDGTRSREVRRKAIDHFNHPDSDDFCFLLSTRAGGLGINLTSADTVIIYDSDWNPQNDLQAEARAHRIGQTKTVQIYRLVTKDTIEERILERAKCKMVLDTLVVQGLNKREDRAIFDDTQMKNDNKTLPSQQSGFSREELNRILKFGASKLWKPSTLNKVSQESTTDTSTPMSHCQFSEANNTTIDLDRILAEAEETNNESFADQLLSSFTNISDFHFTATHEPTECDGTWESVIPKEDRKQHEFEDNMIFTKRQRKQVERQGVIFLNYIDEDSGAPLPVRPISNDDAKANLAETPLNSSMKKLSTRKKQSRKHEKITSHANTSFEKDDVEGTPLNGKSSEKKPFTESKRRKLTPKIEKNPVPKNMSKKDKKPTTLELAETKKINKTSSIRIPKKNREDQNLKKN; encoded by the exons ATGATACCTGTCGTTTCAAATACTCCAACGTTTTCCGATTCGGATAATTCAAATCAATGTAGTGATTTCTTTACTAGAGTGAAGCGTGATATGTCGGTCGCGCAGGATAAGAATCTTATCGGCAGCAGCTCTTCAAACCCTCCATTCGACGCTAGTacggtaaaaaatgagaacgATTTTTCACAACATG AGACTACTCTAAGAAATGCTTTTCAACAGAGCTTTTTTAATCCTAATAAATCAGAATCAACCGAGTATTCCACCCACGCCCGCAATTTTCGAGCTTGTCGTTTGCGCAATAAGGCTTCGTCTGCAATGTTTTATGAAGGCAAATCGGATTCGGAAACAACTGAGGGAATATCAAGTGGCATTAGTGTCGTCACTGAATCCGATGAATCCAGTAATCTCGTTGACTCCGACGATACTGAGGTTCAAGGTAACGGGAGGagacatttgaaaaataaattaacgaaaccgaataatagtttgaaaaccaaaaaaaaggTTACAACTTCCCATAACAGCAAATACAAGACATCCAACACATTTGGTGGAGAACATTTAACAACAGCTTGGACACCTCGGTTGTCTAATGGAAATCGTAAGAAAGACTTGAGAAAAAATGACGCCTCTCATTTAGATTCCGATGCATCTTCCTATGTTGAATTTGGGCGGCGTCAGAGAAGTAGAGTCACCACtcaaaagaaacaattgttaCCACCACTACGCGCCTCAACACGCCATGCTACTATTTCACAGCCTAATTTTTCCCAACTGCTTCAAAGCAGTTCTTCATCaagttcttcttctttttctgatGATGATAATGCTAGTACTTTTGTTGAGTCAAGCACAGTAGTGCAAAATGTTGAAAAGGTTTTAGGTTATCGTTTCTTGAATGAATCag AAAAAACAGAAGTTTGTGTAATGCCGTGGAGTGTGaacaatgaaaaagaaactgtttTAGACGAtctggaatttttaatcaaatggAATGATAAGTCTCACCTCCATAACACATGGTGCACATATCAGTCTCTGGTGAATACACATTGTGGTGGACTCCGTAaggttgaaattttctttcgcaaaatgcaatatttaagTCAACAACTTCCCCATATGACAAATGATGAAATCGAATGTCAAAATATAACTTTGGAATTCCAAAGACAAATCGATCTTGATTCTTTGATTGCCGAAAGAATTATCAGTCATCGAGTTGAATATCGTACTCGAACTATACCAAGCAATTTTATAACTAAGACGACTCCTTGTAAAACGTCTTTGTCGCCGATTGACTTGCAAGAAACCCATTTGAATGAAATCGACAAAGTTAATGACGCGTCTTTAGATACATCTTTGCCCGATTCGTTAGTATGCGTGTCTTCGGAGCAGCACGAACCACAAGACGCATCTTTAGACGCTAATAACAATGAAACTAATAAACAAACTGCTTCTGTGCAGTTTCAAAAACTAAGCACGGATATGTATTATGTTAAATGGACGAACTCTCAATACGATCAATGTACatg GGAAACAGGTGATGTTTTGCGAGAACATGGATTTGCGTCAGTTATTGAAGAGTTTTACAAGCTGCAATCGAGGATTTCAGGATCTGCTTCAGCATTTCTTCCGCTCCATCGTCATTCCTTGTGTCGAACAAGTTTTCAACCTTATACAACCACCCCGTTTTATTTGAATCAAAGCCATGGCAAAGATTTGCGGGATTATCAATTAACAG GTCTGAACTGGATGGTATCTCGGATGAAGAAAGGATATTCCGTTTTACTTGCAGATGAAATGGGACTCG gaaAAACAGTTCAAACCATTTCTGTCATAGGACACATTATGTTCTCTGAACTTATTGTAGGTCCTTTTCTAATTATAGTTCCTCAAAGTACAGCGGACAATTGGCTTAGTGAATTCCGG CAATGGCTTCCCACAGCCAACGTGATCGTTTACCACGGAAATCCGGTATCTCGTGCCATTATACAAGAGTTTGAAATGGACCGTGTTCAAGCTTGGCCTTATGTGGCTTCaagaaatacagaaaatacagTTGGTTCTCGCATTTTAGCCGGTTCCAACCGATGGCGCTATCGGTTTGATGTttgtatttgtacattttctataTTGAACAATACAGAACAACTTGAATTTCTCCGAAGGTTTGAATG GTATCTAATAGCAATTGATGAAGcgcatttattaaaaaatcgaaaatcgcGTCGTTTTCGAGAGCTcaaatgttttaaatcacAATATCGCATCCTTTTATCGGGAACACCTTTGCACAATAATTTGGAAGAG TTATGgtctttattacattttttgagTCCCCGCGTCtatgaaaatttagaaacatttaaaGGACGGTTTTCAGAAATCGAACAAAATGATTCTGTTGGGATCATTAAGGAGAAACAATTAGAAATGCTTCAA TCCGAACTTCACGAATTAGTTTTGCGTCGTGTTAAAAAAGATGTTGAAAAATCTTTACCTCGTAAACTTGAAAGGATACTTAG GGTTGAGTTGTCTCCACAGCAGATGCAATGCTCTAAAGCCATTTTGTCCAGAAATTATGAGATATTAGCTCGTTCAACCGGAACTAGTAAAGCATCATTACAGAATATTTGCATGGAGCTAAAAAAAGCTTGTAATCATCCTTTGTTG CTACGAAGTGACTTTGATATCGCCACACTTCAATCGAATGCCTCAATTTCTCCTTCTTACAGAGAAGAATGGTATAATGCACTACTTAATACATCAGGAAAAATAGCATTATTAGATAAATTACTTCCATATTTAAAGGAACGCAACCAcagagttttaattttttcccaAATGGTTCGCatgttaaatattctttccatGTATTTAACGTTACGAGGGTTCAAACATCAA CGCTTGGATGGCACTCGCTCACGCGAGGTTCGCAGAAAAGCAATTGATCATTTTAATCACCCCGATTCagatgatttttgttttctcttgTCTACTCGAGCCGGCGGATTAGGCATTAATCTTACGTCAGCGGATACAG TTATTATCTATGATTCTGATTGGAACCCTCAAAATGATTTGCAAGCTGAAGCTCGAGCCCATCGTATAGGTCAAACTAAAACAGttcaaatttatcgtttaGTCACGAAAGATACCATTGAGGAGCGTATATTAGAAAgagcaaaatgtaaaatggtTCTTGATACCCTTGTTGTACAGGGATTGAATAAAAGAGAAGACAGAGCTATTTTTGATGAtacacaaatgaaaaatgataataagaCCTTGCCGTCACAGCAGTCAGGATTCAGTCGGGAAGAATTGaaccgaatattaaagtttggTGCTTCTAAACTATGGAAACCGTCCACGTTAAATAAAGTGAGCCAAGAAAGTACAACGGATACCTCAACTCCAATGAGCCACTGCCAATTTTCAGAAGCCAATAACACAACCATCGATCTTGATCGAATATTGGCAGAAGcagaagaaacaaataacGAAAGCTTTGCAGATCAACTATTGTCAAGTTTCACAAATATATCTGACTTTCATTTCACAGCGACCCATGAGCCGACAGAATGTGATGGTACATGGGAAAGTGTGATtccaaaagaagatcgtaaacaACATGAGTTTGAAGATAATATGATATTCACAAAAAGACAAAGGAAACAAGTTGAAAGACAAGGTGTTATCTTTTTAAACTACATAGATGAAGACTCAGGAGCGCCTTTACCGGTACGTCCCATATCCAATGATGATGCAAAAGCGAATTTAGCCGAAACACCACTAAACAGTTCAATGAAAAAACTTTCAACACGGAAAAAACAATCACggaaacatgaaaaaataaccAGTCATGCTAACACTAGCTTCGAAAAAGATGATGTAGAAGGTACGCCGTTAAATGGAAAATCAAGTGAAAAGAAACCCTTCACAGAAAGCAAACGACGTAAACTTACAccaaaaattgagaaaaaccCAGTACCGAAAAACATGagtaaaaaagataaaaagcCAACAACATTAGAACTAGCTGAAactaaaaaaatcaataaaactTCTTCAATACGTATACCTAAAAAGAACCGTGAGGACcaaaatcttaaaaaaaattaa
- the LOC128884386 gene encoding uncharacterized protein LOC128884386 isoform X2, which yields MIPVVSNTPTFSDSDNSNQCSDFFTRVKRDMSVAQDKNLIGSSSSNPPFDASTVKNENDFSQHETTLRNAFQQSFFNPNKSESTEYSTHARNFRACRLRNKASSAMFYEGKSDSETTEGISSGISVVTESDESSNLVDSDDTEVQGNGRRHLKNKLTKPNNSLKTKKKVTTSHNSKYKTSNTFGGEHLTTAWTPRLSNGNRKKDLRKNDASHLDSDASSYVEFGRRQRSRVTTQKKQLLPPLRASTRHATISQPNFSQLLQSSSSSSSSSFSDDDNASTFVESSTVVQNVEKVLGYRFLNESEKTEVCVMPWSVNNEKETVLDDLEFLIKWNDKSHLHNTWCTYQSLVNTHCGGLRKVEIFFRKMQYLSQQLPHMTNDEIECQNITLEFQRQIDLDSLIAERIISHRVEYRTRTIPSNFITKTTPCKTSLSPIDLQETHLNEIDKVNDASLDTSLPDSLVCVSSEQHEPQDASLDANNNETNKQTASVQFQKLSTDMYYVKWTNSQYDQCTWETGDVLREHGFASVIEEFYKLQSRISGSASAFLPLHRHSLCRTSFQPYTTTPFYLNQSHGKDLRDYQLTGLNWMVSRMKKGYSVLLADEMGLGKTVQTISVIGHIMFSELIVGPFLIIVPQSTADNWLSEFRQWLPTANVIVYHGNPVSRAIIQEFEMDRVQAWPYVASRNTENTVGSRILAGSNRWRYRFDVCICTFSILNNTEQLEFLRRFEWYLIAIDEAHLLKNRKSRRFRELKCFKSQYRILLSGTPLHNNLEELWSLLHFLSPRVYENLETFKGRFSEIEQNDSVGIIKEKQLEMLQSELHELVLRRVKKDVEKSLPRKLERILRVELSPQQMQCSKAILSRNYEILARSTGTSKASLQNICMELKKACNHPLLLRSDFDIATLQSNASISPSYREEWYNALLNTSGKIALLDKLLPYLKERNHRVLIFSQMVRMLNILSMYLTLRGFKHQRLDGTRSREVRRKAIDHFNHPDSDDFCFLLSTRAGGLGINLTSADTVIIYDSDWNPQNDLQAEARAHRIGQTKTVQIYRLVTKDTIEERILERAKCKMVLDTLVVQGLNKREDRAIFDDTQMKNDNKTLPSQQSGFSREELNRILKFGASKLWKPSTLNKKPITQPSILIEYWQKQKKQITKALQINYCQVSQIYLTFISQRPMSRQNVMVHGKV from the exons ATGATACCTGTCGTTTCAAATACTCCAACGTTTTCCGATTCGGATAATTCAAATCAATGTAGTGATTTCTTTACTAGAGTGAAGCGTGATATGTCGGTCGCGCAGGATAAGAATCTTATCGGCAGCAGCTCTTCAAACCCTCCATTCGACGCTAGTacggtaaaaaatgagaacgATTTTTCACAACATG AGACTACTCTAAGAAATGCTTTTCAACAGAGCTTTTTTAATCCTAATAAATCAGAATCAACCGAGTATTCCACCCACGCCCGCAATTTTCGAGCTTGTCGTTTGCGCAATAAGGCTTCGTCTGCAATGTTTTATGAAGGCAAATCGGATTCGGAAACAACTGAGGGAATATCAAGTGGCATTAGTGTCGTCACTGAATCCGATGAATCCAGTAATCTCGTTGACTCCGACGATACTGAGGTTCAAGGTAACGGGAGGagacatttgaaaaataaattaacgaaaccgaataatagtttgaaaaccaaaaaaaaggTTACAACTTCCCATAACAGCAAATACAAGACATCCAACACATTTGGTGGAGAACATTTAACAACAGCTTGGACACCTCGGTTGTCTAATGGAAATCGTAAGAAAGACTTGAGAAAAAATGACGCCTCTCATTTAGATTCCGATGCATCTTCCTATGTTGAATTTGGGCGGCGTCAGAGAAGTAGAGTCACCACtcaaaagaaacaattgttaCCACCACTACGCGCCTCAACACGCCATGCTACTATTTCACAGCCTAATTTTTCCCAACTGCTTCAAAGCAGTTCTTCATCaagttcttcttctttttctgatGATGATAATGCTAGTACTTTTGTTGAGTCAAGCACAGTAGTGCAAAATGTTGAAAAGGTTTTAGGTTATCGTTTCTTGAATGAATCag AAAAAACAGAAGTTTGTGTAATGCCGTGGAGTGTGaacaatgaaaaagaaactgtttTAGACGAtctggaatttttaatcaaatggAATGATAAGTCTCACCTCCATAACACATGGTGCACATATCAGTCTCTGGTGAATACACATTGTGGTGGACTCCGTAaggttgaaattttctttcgcaaaatgcaatatttaagTCAACAACTTCCCCATATGACAAATGATGAAATCGAATGTCAAAATATAACTTTGGAATTCCAAAGACAAATCGATCTTGATTCTTTGATTGCCGAAAGAATTATCAGTCATCGAGTTGAATATCGTACTCGAACTATACCAAGCAATTTTATAACTAAGACGACTCCTTGTAAAACGTCTTTGTCGCCGATTGACTTGCAAGAAACCCATTTGAATGAAATCGACAAAGTTAATGACGCGTCTTTAGATACATCTTTGCCCGATTCGTTAGTATGCGTGTCTTCGGAGCAGCACGAACCACAAGACGCATCTTTAGACGCTAATAACAATGAAACTAATAAACAAACTGCTTCTGTGCAGTTTCAAAAACTAAGCACGGATATGTATTATGTTAAATGGACGAACTCTCAATACGATCAATGTACatg GGAAACAGGTGATGTTTTGCGAGAACATGGATTTGCGTCAGTTATTGAAGAGTTTTACAAGCTGCAATCGAGGATTTCAGGATCTGCTTCAGCATTTCTTCCGCTCCATCGTCATTCCTTGTGTCGAACAAGTTTTCAACCTTATACAACCACCCCGTTTTATTTGAATCAAAGCCATGGCAAAGATTTGCGGGATTATCAATTAACAG GTCTGAACTGGATGGTATCTCGGATGAAGAAAGGATATTCCGTTTTACTTGCAGATGAAATGGGACTCG gaaAAACAGTTCAAACCATTTCTGTCATAGGACACATTATGTTCTCTGAACTTATTGTAGGTCCTTTTCTAATTATAGTTCCTCAAAGTACAGCGGACAATTGGCTTAGTGAATTCCGG CAATGGCTTCCCACAGCCAACGTGATCGTTTACCACGGAAATCCGGTATCTCGTGCCATTATACAAGAGTTTGAAATGGACCGTGTTCAAGCTTGGCCTTATGTGGCTTCaagaaatacagaaaatacagTTGGTTCTCGCATTTTAGCCGGTTCCAACCGATGGCGCTATCGGTTTGATGTttgtatttgtacattttctataTTGAACAATACAGAACAACTTGAATTTCTCCGAAGGTTTGAATG GTATCTAATAGCAATTGATGAAGcgcatttattaaaaaatcgaaaatcgcGTCGTTTTCGAGAGCTcaaatgttttaaatcacAATATCGCATCCTTTTATCGGGAACACCTTTGCACAATAATTTGGAAGAG TTATGgtctttattacattttttgagTCCCCGCGTCtatgaaaatttagaaacatttaaaGGACGGTTTTCAGAAATCGAACAAAATGATTCTGTTGGGATCATTAAGGAGAAACAATTAGAAATGCTTCAA TCCGAACTTCACGAATTAGTTTTGCGTCGTGTTAAAAAAGATGTTGAAAAATCTTTACCTCGTAAACTTGAAAGGATACTTAG GGTTGAGTTGTCTCCACAGCAGATGCAATGCTCTAAAGCCATTTTGTCCAGAAATTATGAGATATTAGCTCGTTCAACCGGAACTAGTAAAGCATCATTACAGAATATTTGCATGGAGCTAAAAAAAGCTTGTAATCATCCTTTGTTG CTACGAAGTGACTTTGATATCGCCACACTTCAATCGAATGCCTCAATTTCTCCTTCTTACAGAGAAGAATGGTATAATGCACTACTTAATACATCAGGAAAAATAGCATTATTAGATAAATTACTTCCATATTTAAAGGAACGCAACCAcagagttttaattttttcccaAATGGTTCGCatgttaaatattctttccatGTATTTAACGTTACGAGGGTTCAAACATCAA CGCTTGGATGGCACTCGCTCACGCGAGGTTCGCAGAAAAGCAATTGATCATTTTAATCACCCCGATTCagatgatttttgttttctcttgTCTACTCGAGCCGGCGGATTAGGCATTAATCTTACGTCAGCGGATACAG TTATTATCTATGATTCTGATTGGAACCCTCAAAATGATTTGCAAGCTGAAGCTCGAGCCCATCGTATAGGTCAAACTAAAACAGttcaaatttatcgtttaGTCACGAAAGATACCATTGAGGAGCGTATATTAGAAAgagcaaaatgtaaaatggtTCTTGATACCCTTGTTGTACAGGGATTGAATAAAAGAGAAGACAGAGCTATTTTTGATGAtacacaaatgaaaaatgataataagaCCTTGCCGTCACAGCAGTCAGGATTCAGTCGGGAAGAATTGaaccgaatattaaagtttggTGCTTCTAAACTATGGAAACCGTCCACGTTAAATAAA AAGCCAATAACACAACCATCGATCTTGATCGAATATTGGCAGAAGcagaagaaacaaataacGAAAGCTTTGCAGATCAACTATTGTCAAGTTTCACAAATATATCTGACTTTCATTTCACAGCGACCCATGAGCCGACAGAATGTGATGGTACATGGGAAAGTGTGA
- the LOC128884387 gene encoding uncharacterized protein LOC128884387, translating to MGCSASKQQKQTKKSADLSPNGSSKSYDNQVVTDLKNNKFNETQPESTIEKTSQSTHDDKQGEEKTFESGTVNDSANKKTSINSSLSVEEKTQEFIEPKNTVSVTEAEIKATVEVEPETFQESTPSTSHTQVVKDYEGMEDKNSLKSLEPEVVTNDEQTTVNEISRLCSNESLPLQHQTHEKWNASTEETTIENDIQLVSTGNINERNTMIPGSDDDTVASDIAEPEVGVETSNYGESVAAKDKCYNIFYNICKLPPLAFDNEYFPTNWAFQYCRSCPVQMQKKSNKDDLTI from the exons ATGGGTTGCTCTGCGTCtaaacaacaaaaacaaacaaaaaagtcTGCGGATCTTTCACCGAACGGGTCGTCTAAAAGTTATGACAATCAAGTTGTGAcggatttgaaaaataataaatttaatgaaacacaaCCAGAAAGTACAATTGAAAAAACTTCTCAGTCGACTCATGATGACAAGCAAGGTGAGGAAAAGACATTTGAATCTGGTACTGTAAATGACAGTGCTAATAAGAAAACAAGCATTAATTCATCACTTTCTGTTGAAGAAAAGACGCAAGAGTTTATAGAACCAAAAAATACCGTAAGTGTTACAGAAGCAGAAATCAAGGCAACAGTAGAGGTTGAACCTGAAACTTTTCAAGAATCTACCCCGTCCACGAGCCACACACAGGTTGTCAAAGACTATGAAGGTATGGAAGATAAAAACTCGTTAAAATCACTCGAACCGGAGGTTGTTACAAATGACGAGCAAACAACTGTCAATGAAATATCGCGTTTATGTTCGAATGAATCATTACCTTTGCAACACCAGACACATGAGAAATGGAATGCTTCAACCGAAGAAACAACTATTGAAAATGACATTCAATTAGTTTCAACcggaaatattaatgaaagaaatactATGATTCCAGGATCTGATGATGATACAGTTGCTTCAGATATCGCAGAGCCAGAAGTCGGTGTTGAGACTTCGAACTACGGCGAATCTGTCGCTGCAAAGGAcaaatgttacaatattttttacaatatttgtaaattaccACCGTTAGCATTCGACAACGAATACTTTCCAACAAACTGGGCTTTCCAATATTGTC ggTCTTGCCCAGtacaaatgcaaaaaaaaagcaataaGGATGATTTAACTATATAG